From Halobacillus sp. Marseille-Q1614, the proteins below share one genomic window:
- the alaS gene encoding alanine--tRNA ligase, with translation MKNLTSADVRQMFLNFFKEKGHSVEPSASLVPHEDPSLLWINSGVATLKKYFDGRVIPENPRIVNAQKSIRTNDIENVGFTARHHTFFEMLGNFSIGDYFKEEAIEWGWEFLTSPDWIGFEPEKLSVTVHPEDDEAYAIWRDKIGIDEKKIIRLEENFWDIGEGPSGPNTEIFYDRGEKYGNDPSDPELYPGGENERYLEIWNLVFSQFNHNPDDTYTPLPKKNIDTGMGLERMVCVIQDTQTNFETDLFLPIIQATEKISGVSYGETEEQDSAFKVIADHMRTVSFAVSDGALPSNEGRGYVLRRLLRRAVRFAKQININEPFMYRLVPEVADIMNDFYPDIRKKQEFIQSVIKTEEERFHETLNEGLTILSSIMKEETAKGSNVFPGSEVFRLYDTFGFPKELTEEYVAEAGFTIDEEGFQNEMKRQRERARSARQKSDSMQIQDGVLGDVNVKSEFIGYDRLSTEAAVVELIKDNAFAEAASEGDTVYLFLDQTPFYAESGGQIADKGILKNDEVEVEITNVQKAPNGQHMHEAVVEKGTIQKGVSLIAEVNKETRSYIVKNHTATHLLHQALKDVLGDHVNQAGSLVAPERLRFDFSHFGSVTESEIEKIEKIVNEKIWKSLPVGVEFKSLEEAKEQGAMALFGEKYGSEVRVVQVGDYSMELCGGCHVVNTAEIGLFKIVSETGIGAGTRRIEAVTAKGAYEYLSGKEALLEEAGELVKAKPNQLIERIQHLQDEMKALQRENESLASKMSNLEAASIFEEIETVNGVNLLAKQVDVKDMNALRNMMDDLKQKTESGVFLLATTSGEKVQLIAGVSKDLIDKGFHAGNLIKQAATICGGGGGGRPDMAQAGGKDPSKISEALAYAQEYVQSNS, from the coding sequence ATGAAAAATTTAACTTCAGCAGACGTACGACAAATGTTCCTCAACTTCTTTAAAGAAAAAGGTCACAGTGTTGAGCCCAGCGCTTCTCTTGTGCCCCATGAGGATCCTTCCCTGCTGTGGATCAACAGTGGTGTAGCTACATTAAAGAAATACTTTGACGGCCGGGTAATTCCGGAAAATCCACGTATTGTAAATGCGCAAAAATCGATTCGTACAAACGATATCGAAAATGTTGGATTTACGGCCCGCCACCATACTTTCTTTGAAATGCTCGGTAACTTTTCCATCGGCGATTACTTTAAAGAAGAAGCAATTGAATGGGGATGGGAATTTTTAACGAGCCCTGACTGGATCGGGTTTGAGCCTGAAAAACTGTCGGTCACCGTTCACCCTGAGGATGATGAAGCTTACGCGATCTGGAGAGACAAAATCGGAATTGATGAGAAAAAAATCATCCGCTTAGAAGAAAATTTCTGGGACATTGGGGAAGGTCCAAGCGGTCCAAACACCGAAATTTTCTATGATCGCGGTGAGAAATACGGAAATGACCCATCCGACCCTGAGCTGTATCCAGGAGGAGAAAATGAAAGGTATCTTGAAATCTGGAACTTAGTATTTTCCCAGTTCAACCATAACCCTGACGATACGTATACTCCGCTTCCGAAGAAAAATATTGATACAGGCATGGGGCTTGAGCGTATGGTATGTGTCATTCAAGATACCCAGACGAACTTTGAAACAGATTTGTTTCTGCCAATTATTCAAGCTACTGAAAAAATCTCCGGTGTATCTTACGGAGAAACAGAAGAGCAGGACTCAGCTTTTAAAGTGATTGCCGACCATATGCGTACGGTAAGTTTCGCCGTAAGTGATGGTGCGCTGCCTTCCAATGAAGGAAGGGGATATGTGCTCAGACGACTATTGCGCCGTGCTGTACGATTTGCGAAACAGATTAATATTAATGAGCCGTTCATGTACAGGCTGGTTCCCGAAGTAGCCGACATTATGAATGACTTTTACCCGGATATTCGCAAAAAACAAGAATTTATCCAAAGCGTCATAAAAACCGAAGAAGAGCGTTTCCACGAAACGCTAAATGAAGGACTTACGATTCTTTCCTCGATTATGAAAGAGGAAACAGCGAAAGGAAGCAATGTCTTTCCTGGAAGCGAAGTATTCCGTCTCTATGATACCTTTGGTTTTCCTAAGGAACTAACTGAGGAATATGTGGCAGAAGCCGGTTTTACGATTGATGAAGAAGGCTTCCAGAATGAAATGAAGAGGCAGCGTGAACGTGCAAGAAGCGCCCGGCAGAAATCTGACAGCATGCAGATTCAGGATGGAGTTCTCGGCGATGTGAACGTCAAGAGTGAGTTCATCGGCTATGATCGTTTAAGCACGGAAGCTGCTGTCGTTGAACTCATTAAGGACAATGCCTTCGCAGAAGCAGCGTCTGAAGGGGACACGGTTTATCTCTTCTTGGATCAGACGCCTTTCTATGCGGAAAGCGGCGGACAAATCGCTGATAAAGGGATCTTGAAAAACGATGAGGTTGAGGTAGAAATTACGAATGTGCAAAAAGCACCAAACGGCCAGCATATGCATGAAGCGGTTGTTGAAAAAGGAACCATTCAAAAAGGTGTCAGCTTAATTGCAGAAGTAAATAAAGAAACTCGGTCATACATCGTGAAAAACCATACGGCGACACACTTGCTTCACCAGGCGCTAAAAGATGTGCTGGGTGATCATGTTAATCAGGCCGGGTCTCTTGTAGCTCCTGAACGACTGCGCTTTGACTTCTCTCATTTTGGGTCCGTCACGGAATCTGAAATTGAGAAGATTGAAAAAATTGTTAATGAAAAAATTTGGAAGTCTCTTCCTGTAGGCGTGGAGTTCAAATCCCTTGAAGAGGCGAAGGAACAAGGCGCGATGGCCCTATTCGGCGAAAAATACGGCTCTGAAGTCCGCGTAGTACAAGTAGGGGATTACAGCATGGAACTTTGCGGCGGCTGCCATGTGGTAAATACGGCTGAAATCGGACTGTTTAAGATCGTAAGCGAAACGGGTATAGGAGCTGGTACAAGACGAATTGAGGCTGTAACAGCTAAAGGGGCTTATGAGTACTTAAGCGGTAAGGAAGCCCTATTAGAAGAAGCAGGAGAACTGGTTAAAGCAAAACCGAACCAGCTAATTGAGCGCATCCAGCACCTTCAGGATGAAATGAAGGCATTACAGCGTGAAAATGAATCACTAGCTTCTAAGATGTCTAATCTGGAAGCTGCGTCTATTTTTGAAGAAATCGAAACTGTAAACGGAGTCAACCTGCTGGCTAAACAAGTAGATGTTAAAGACATGAACGCCTTACGAAATATGATGGATGACCTCAAACAGAAAACAGAGTCCGGAGTTTTCCTTCTGGCGACAACAAGCGGGGAAAAAGTCCAGCTCATTGCAGGTGTTTCAAAAGACTTGATTGACAAAGGCTTCCATGCGGGCAACCTGATTAAACAGGCTGCTACGATATGTGGAGGCGGCGGCGGCGGCCGTCCTGATATGGCACAGGCGGGCGGTAAAGACCCTTCCAAGATTTCGGAAGCCTTGGCATATGCTCAAGAATATGTTCAAAGCAATTCCTAA
- a CDS encoding IreB family regulatory phosphoprotein has protein sequence MSSMDKTMRFNFSEEPFDKDVRALLLSVHNSLEEKGYNPINQIVGYLLSGDPAYIPRHQDARNLIRKMERDELIEELVKFYLEKNKEEA, from the coding sequence ATGAGTTCGATGGATAAAACAATGCGATTTAATTTTTCAGAAGAGCCGTTTGATAAAGATGTACGAGCCCTGCTGCTTTCCGTTCATAATTCTTTAGAGGAAAAAGGCTATAACCCCATCAATCAAATCGTTGGCTACCTGTTATCTGGAGACCCAGCTTATATTCCTCGCCACCAGGATGCGAGAAATCTCATCCGAAAAATGGAACGGGATGAATTGATCGAAGAGTTAGTGAAATTTTATCTAGAAAAGAATAAAGAGGAAGCTTAA
- the ruvX gene encoding Holliday junction resolvase RuvX, with product MKKIGLDVGEKTIGVALSDAMGWTAQGITTLQWDENNYSTVKEPLRKVIEENEVTEAVVGLPKNMNGSIGPRGQESQRFGRWLEREFEIKVHLWDERLTTMAAERVLIDADVSRKKRKKVIDKMAAVIILQSYLDSNQ from the coding sequence ATGAAAAAAATAGGGTTAGATGTTGGAGAGAAGACGATAGGAGTTGCCCTGTCCGATGCCATGGGCTGGACAGCTCAAGGGATTACGACTCTCCAATGGGATGAAAATAACTATTCAACAGTGAAAGAACCGCTGAGAAAAGTTATCGAAGAAAACGAAGTTACTGAAGCTGTAGTAGGTCTTCCTAAAAATATGAATGGATCTATCGGCCCAAGGGGGCAAGAGAGCCAAAGGTTTGGAAGATGGCTCGAGAGGGAATTCGAGATTAAGGTTCATCTCTGGGATGAACGATTGACAACGATGGCTGCTGAACGGGTGTTGATCGATGCGGATGTAAGTCGTAAAAAGCGTAAAAAAGTAATTGATAAAATGGCAGCTGTCATCATTTTACAAAGTTATTTAGATTCTAATCAATAA
- a CDS encoding DUF1292 domain-containing protein, protein MALEKEERIIIPDENGEEHLFEVLFTFDVDQTEQSYIAVVPAEQKEGDEVEVYAFRYEEKGNEEDDLALYQIESDEEWEMVEEMLTTLTEEDLT, encoded by the coding sequence ATGGCTTTAGAAAAAGAAGAAAGAATTATTATTCCTGATGAGAACGGAGAAGAACATTTATTTGAAGTACTGTTCACATTTGATGTTGATCAGACGGAACAATCCTACATCGCCGTTGTACCTGCTGAACAGAAAGAAGGCGACGAAGTAGAGGTTTACGCGTTCAGATATGAAGAGAAAGGCAACGAGGAAGACGATCTGGCTCTTTATCAAATTGAATCGGACGAAGAGTGGGAAATGGTCGAAGAAATGTTAACGACCCTCACGGAAGAAGATTTAACATAA
- the mltG gene encoding endolytic transglycosylase MltG, whose product MSDSKDKQKYMDRMKERNEERSTVRKIVAIVLISLAALLIISVIVGFLYIRSSLQPVDPQDNSQIKVEIPIGSSTSQIATILEDNGVIKNELIFRLYTKFNNETGFQAGNYQFTASMTHDEIIDSLKEGKLIKEPAVTITIPEGRNMEQIAELYAKEFDFTKEEFLEKVNNEDYLNELIEKYPELLSEDILNEDLRYALEGYLFSTTYQYEVENPELEEVIEDMLQATQEVIVQHKEQIEERDLTVHEALTMASLLENEARTAESRKRIAGVFYNRIEEDMMLQTDPTVLYALGEHKDRVLYEDLEVDSPYNTYQNKGLPVGPISSFNRNSLEAALNPVESEYLYFLADQEGEIYYSETLKEHNKLKKEHINKDDE is encoded by the coding sequence GTGTCTGATTCGAAAGATAAACAGAAGTACATGGACCGAATGAAGGAAAGAAATGAAGAAAGAAGCACAGTACGCAAGATTGTTGCCATTGTATTAATCTCTCTGGCCGCACTACTAATTATCAGTGTGATCGTGGGTTTTCTATATATTAGATCTTCTTTACAGCCGGTTGACCCGCAAGATAACAGTCAAATAAAAGTTGAAATCCCTATAGGGTCATCAACATCGCAAATTGCGACAATCCTGGAAGATAATGGTGTTATTAAAAACGAGCTCATTTTCAGGTTATATACAAAGTTTAATAATGAGACGGGTTTTCAGGCAGGTAACTATCAATTTACAGCATCGATGACCCATGATGAAATTATCGATTCCTTAAAAGAAGGAAAACTCATTAAAGAACCGGCTGTCACTATAACGATTCCGGAAGGCAGAAATATGGAGCAGATTGCTGAACTCTATGCGAAGGAATTTGACTTTACAAAAGAAGAATTTTTAGAAAAAGTAAATAACGAAGATTACTTAAACGAACTGATTGAAAAATATCCAGAACTGCTGAGTGAGGATATTTTAAATGAAGACCTGAGATATGCACTGGAAGGGTACCTCTTCTCGACCACTTACCAGTATGAGGTGGAGAACCCTGAGCTGGAAGAGGTGATTGAAGATATGCTTCAGGCGACTCAGGAGGTTATCGTACAGCATAAAGAACAAATAGAGGAAAGGGACCTTACCGTACATGAAGCTCTGACGATGGCATCTCTTCTGGAAAATGAAGCGAGAACAGCCGAGAGCAGAAAAAGAATTGCAGGAGTATTTTACAACAGGATTGAAGAAGATATGATGCTGCAGACGGACCCTACCGTTCTATATGCACTCGGAGAACATAAAGATCGTGTGCTTTATGAAGATCTTGAGGTAGATTCACCCTATAACACTTATCAAAACAAAGGGCTTCCAGTTGGGCCAATATCGAGCTTTAACCGTAATTCATTAGAAGCCGCCTTAAATCCGGTTGAATCCGAGTATCTTTATTTCTTAGCGGATCAGGAAGGGGAAATATATTATTCCGAAACGCTTAAAGAGCATAATAAGCTTAAAAAAGAACACATAAACAAGGACGATGAATAA
- a CDS encoding O-methyltransferase produces MHTIEYLQSLLPEPSEKVKNLESYAKEHNVPIMEPLGIDFLMQLIRIHQPKRILEIGTAIGYSALRMLEASPKSQIITMERDEQRITEARKNIRAFNAEDRVIILSGDALNLKEEAARFTPYDLLFIDAAKGKYEEFFNLYAPLIADKGIIVSDNVLFKGYVADPSQTNSRLSQMAKKIRNFNETLNSRNDYHTTIVPIGDGVAITVKNH; encoded by the coding sequence ATGCATACAATCGAGTATTTGCAATCATTGCTGCCCGAGCCTTCAGAAAAAGTGAAGAATTTAGAGAGCTATGCAAAAGAACATAACGTTCCGATTATGGAGCCGTTAGGTATAGATTTTTTAATGCAGTTGATCCGCATTCATCAGCCTAAACGCATTCTGGAAATTGGAACAGCGATCGGTTATTCCGCCTTAAGAATGCTTGAAGCTTCTCCAAAGAGTCAAATTATAACAATGGAAAGAGATGAACAGAGAATTACTGAGGCGAGAAAGAATATCCGCGCATTTAATGCGGAAGACCGTGTGATTATTTTAAGCGGCGACGCCCTTAATTTAAAAGAAGAAGCGGCCCGGTTTACCCCTTATGACTTGTTATTTATCGATGCTGCTAAGGGCAAATATGAGGAGTTTTTTAATTTATATGCCCCGCTCATTGCGGATAAAGGGATCATCGTTTCTGACAATGTTTTATTTAAAGGTTATGTAGCTGACCCATCACAGACGAACAGCCGGCTGAGTCAAATGGCGAAGAAGATAAGGAACTTTAATGAAACTTTAAATTCCCGTAACGATTACCATACGACCATTGTACCGATTGGTGATGGTGTAGCAATTACAGTGAAAAATCATTAA
- the udk gene encoding uridine kinase: MSDKPVVIGVAGGTGSGKTSVTRSIIQRFTDKTLLMIEQDYYYKDQSHLPMEERLKTNYDHPLAFDNDLLIEHINQLIDQKPIEKPVYDYKVHTRSDETIHVEPKEVIILEGILVLEDERLRDLMDIKVFVDTDADVRIIRRMMRDINERGRTLDSVIDQYINVVRPMHLQFVEPTKRYADIIIPEGGQNHVAIDLMATKIQTVLREKGQIMNK; the protein is encoded by the coding sequence ATGAGTGATAAACCTGTTGTTATTGGAGTTGCTGGAGGAACAGGCTCTGGAAAAACAAGCGTAACCCGCTCTATTATTCAAAGATTTACCGATAAAACCTTATTAATGATTGAGCAGGATTATTATTATAAGGACCAGAGCCACCTTCCGATGGAAGAGAGACTTAAAACAAATTATGACCACCCGCTTGCTTTTGATAATGATTTACTAATTGAACACATCAATCAATTAATTGACCAGAAGCCGATAGAAAAGCCGGTCTATGATTATAAGGTTCATACACGCTCTGATGAAACGATTCATGTAGAGCCTAAAGAAGTAATTATCTTAGAAGGGATCCTCGTTCTTGAGGATGAACGTCTGCGTGATCTTATGGATATTAAAGTTTTTGTGGATACTGATGCAGACGTAAGAATTATTCGCAGAATGATGAGGGATATCAACGAACGCGGCCGAACACTGGATTCCGTTATCGATCAGTATATTAACGTAGTACGCCCGATGCATCTTCAGTTTGTAGAACCTACTAAGCGTTACGCAGACATCATTATTCCAGAAGGCGGGCAGAACCATGTAGCAATTGATTTAATGGCTACAAAAATCCAAACTGTGCTGCGTGAAAAAGGTCAGATCATGAATAAATAA
- the greA gene encoding transcription elongation factor GreA: MAQEKSFYMTEEGKRKLEEELDYLKNERRKEVVERIKIARGFGDLSENSEYDAAKDEQAFVESRIQTVENMIRNAVIIESDQDNPDRVSMGKSVTFQELPDGEEETYTIVGSAEADPFEGKISNDSPMAQSLIGHEVGDEVSVATPGGEILVKIVTVTA; this comes from the coding sequence ATGGCGCAAGAAAAAAGCTTTTATATGACAGAAGAAGGTAAAAGAAAATTAGAAGAAGAACTGGATTATTTAAAAAATGAACGCCGTAAAGAAGTTGTTGAAAGAATAAAAATCGCGCGCGGCTTTGGAGATCTCTCCGAGAACTCTGAATATGATGCAGCAAAAGATGAACAGGCTTTTGTTGAATCAAGAATTCAAACCGTAGAAAATATGATTCGCAACGCGGTTATTATTGAAAGTGATCAGGATAATCCGGACCGTGTGTCCATGGGTAAATCAGTCACTTTTCAGGAACTTCCGGATGGCGAGGAAGAAACGTATACGATCGTGGGAAGTGCGGAAGCGGATCCTTTTGAAGGAAAAATTTCTAACGACTCTCCAATGGCTCAAAGCTTAATTGGACATGAAGTAGGGGATGAAGTTTCCGTTGCTACCCCGGGCGGAGAAATCCTTGTCAAAATTGTAACGGTGACAGCTTAA
- a CDS encoding YrrS family protein, with the protein MAKNKTSRAERLEDKKIRGKKLMVWLAGAAAILIIVFIFQFATGGQDSSESSNKTSTENSQESEQSSDSGENNGNEEQELKVKTKDSEEDSSSEDEDKGKEAKEKEDKEKEDKEKEEKEEKDKEKEEKEEKDKDRKVEEGTEENVDKVITQDWEPVGTEQNVSGKHRPSFQQGSQDWNEIIQAASAATGLNQNDMIQWRVENAGGGNVSATLSDKSQKNVYRVLIEWANNKEGYRAVQVEKLNEVPSQYR; encoded by the coding sequence ATGGCTAAAAATAAAACTTCAAGAGCCGAGCGTTTAGAAGACAAAAAAATAAGAGGTAAGAAACTTATGGTTTGGCTGGCAGGAGCCGCTGCTATATTAATTATAGTGTTCATATTCCAATTTGCTACAGGCGGCCAGGATTCATCTGAGTCTAGCAATAAGACGAGCACAGAAAACAGCCAGGAGTCTGAGCAGTCGTCAGACAGCGGTGAGAATAACGGAAATGAAGAGCAGGAGCTGAAAGTCAAAACAAAAGACAGTGAAGAGGACTCCAGTTCTGAAGATGAAGACAAGGGAAAAGAAGCTAAAGAAAAAGAAGATAAGGAAAAAGAAGATAAGGAAAAAGAAGAGAAAGAAGAAAAAGATAAGGAAAAAGAAGAGAAAGAAGAAAAAGATAAGGACCGTAAAGTGGAAGAAGGAACTGAGGAAAATGTCGATAAAGTAATCACACAAGACTGGGAACCGGTAGGAACTGAGCAGAATGTTTCTGGAAAACACCGTCCATCCTTCCAGCAGGGCTCACAGGACTGGAACGAAATCATTCAGGCTGCCAGTGCAGCGACCGGCCTTAATCAGAATGACATGATTCAATGGAGAGTAGAGAATGCGGGCGGCGGAAATGTAAGTGCCACGCTCTCCGATAAGTCTCAGAAGAATGTATATCGTGTCCTTATCGAATGGGCTAATAATAAAGAAGGTTACCGTGCAGTGCAAGTGGAGAAGCTGAATGAAGTGCCATCACAATACAGATAA
- the mtnN gene encoding 5'-methylthioadenosine/S-adenosylhomocysteine nucleosidase, translating to MATGIIGAMDEEIQLLKDQMKVREVHHVAGSIFIEGELKGESVVLLKSGIGKVNAAIAATILHERFDVDEVINTGSAGGFATDLEVGDVVISSSVTHHDVDVTAFNYEYGQVPGLPAMFTADEALITKAVKAVEKTTAKAMKGIIATGDSFMQQEAHVHEVRRKFPEMIAAEMEAAAIAQVCHKYETPFVIIRALSDIAGKESSISFEQFLPKAAENAATIIITMLELRD from the coding sequence ATGGCTACTGGAATTATTGGAGCAATGGATGAAGAAATACAGCTGCTGAAAGATCAAATGAAAGTTCGGGAAGTGCACCACGTGGCTGGAAGCATTTTTATCGAAGGAGAACTAAAAGGCGAATCAGTTGTCTTGTTGAAATCAGGCATCGGGAAAGTCAATGCGGCGATTGCAGCGACTATTCTTCATGAAAGGTTTGATGTCGACGAAGTGATCAATACGGGGTCTGCCGGAGGATTTGCAACAGATTTAGAAGTCGGAGACGTCGTGATATCATCGTCAGTTACCCATCATGATGTCGATGTTACCGCCTTTAACTATGAATATGGACAGGTACCTGGCCTGCCCGCGATGTTTACGGCTGATGAGGCGCTTATTACCAAAGCAGTAAAAGCGGTAGAGAAAACCACTGCAAAAGCGATGAAAGGGATCATCGCCACAGGTGATTCTTTCATGCAGCAGGAAGCCCACGTGCACGAGGTAAGGAGGAAATTTCCAGAAATGATTGCGGCAGAAATGGAAGCAGCAGCGATAGCTCAAGTCTGCCACAAATATGAAACTCCTTTTGTCATTATACGTGCCCTTTCCGACATTGCCGGTAAGGAATCGTCGATATCCTTTGAACAATTTTTGCCAAAGGCTGCTGAAAATGCCGCAACTATCATTATAACGATGCTAGAGTTAAGAGATTAG
- a CDS encoding YrhC family protein → MDSDKALEGKAADYKRFTMTLLILSGYLYIGVLISMFEYHSTAYYYLFGLIAVLLIAAFIFVRKLQHIQKDLSES, encoded by the coding sequence ATGGACTCTGACAAAGCCTTGGAAGGTAAAGCAGCTGATTATAAAAGGTTTACTATGACCTTGCTGATATTAAGTGGATATTTATATATTGGTGTATTGATTAGTATGTTTGAGTATCATTCTACCGCATACTATTATCTATTTGGTCTAATAGCCGTCTTGTTAATAGCAGCTTTTATATTTGTAAGAAAACTTCAGCATATACAAAAAGATTTATCAGAATCATAA
- the sigK gene encoding RNA polymerase sporulation sigma factor SigK produces the protein MSSLIASILYFFKESLFFLSYVKNQAFPNPLSKEEEAKQLQLMKEGNKEARDKLIEHNLRLVAHIVKKFENTKEDFEDLISIGTIGLIKGIESYSTGKGTKLATYAARCIENEILMHLRSTKKMSKDISLQDPIGHDKEGNELNLLDILQADVVDVVEEIQLHMEIEQIKQYIGVLDDREKEVIVFRYGLNDEDERTQREIAKELGISRSYVSRIEKRALMKIFHEFYKQSKYGQSN, from the coding sequence TTGAGCAGTTTGATCGCTTCCATTCTGTACTTTTTTAAAGAATCACTGTTTTTTCTGTCTTATGTTAAAAACCAAGCGTTTCCTAATCCCCTATCCAAAGAGGAAGAGGCTAAACAGCTTCAGCTGATGAAAGAAGGGAACAAAGAAGCCAGAGATAAGCTGATCGAACATAACCTGCGTCTCGTCGCTCACATTGTAAAAAAGTTTGAAAACACGAAGGAGGATTTTGAAGACCTAATTTCAATCGGGACTATCGGCCTTATTAAAGGGATAGAGAGCTACTCAACAGGCAAAGGAACCAAGTTAGCCACTTATGCCGCCCGTTGTATTGAAAACGAAATCCTGATGCATTTACGTTCGACTAAAAAGATGAGCAAGGACATCTCTTTGCAAGATCCAATCGGTCACGATAAAGAAGGCAATGAACTAAATCTGCTCGATATTTTGCAGGCAGATGTCGTTGATGTGGTTGAAGAAATTCAGCTTCATATGGAGATTGAACAAATAAAACAGTATATAGGTGTTTTAGACGATAGAGAAAAAGAAGTCATCGTCTTTCGCTACGGATTAAATGATGAGGATGAGCGGACCCAAAGAGAGATAGCTAAAGAGCTGGGCATCTCACGGAGCTACGTTTCACGCATTGAAAAAAGAGCTCTAATGAAAATTTTCCATGAGTTTTATAAACAAAGCAAATACGGACAGTCCAATTAG
- the mnhG gene encoding monovalent cation/H(+) antiporter subunit G — translation MTGTWIDIILYIFIGISLLLGTFILISASIGVIRFPDVYTRLHAASKAATLGVSGILIAAFIFMYVEQEVVSGKLLLGIVFIMLTAPVAGHMIGKAAYKSGVPLSEKSGYDEWKEHMETKQQGDNR, via the coding sequence TTGACCGGGACATGGATTGACATCATTTTATATATCTTCATTGGGATCTCCCTGCTGCTCGGTACCTTTATTTTAATCTCTGCGTCCATAGGGGTTATTCGGTTTCCAGATGTATATACTCGTTTACACGCGGCCTCTAAGGCGGCTACTTTAGGGGTATCGGGAATACTAATTGCAGCCTTTATCTTCATGTATGTTGAGCAAGAAGTGGTCAGCGGCAAATTACTGTTAGGGATCGTCTTTATTATGCTGACTGCGCCTGTCGCAGGTCATATGATTGGAAAGGCAGCTTATAAAAGTGGTGTTCCCCTTTCAGAGAAGAGCGGCTACGATGAATGGAAAGAACATATGGAGACAAAGCAGCAGGGAGATAATCGTTAA
- a CDS encoding monovalent cation/H+ antiporter complex subunit F, whose amino-acid sequence MEQTLEVTRAFVNIAAVISIIGVSISVLLLLYRVLFGPSNPDRILAVDGLGVNVMGLAGILAILLVTNQLNDVILLIGILLFIGTIALAKFIEKGVIIDRDMD is encoded by the coding sequence ATGGAACAGACACTTGAAGTTACCCGTGCTTTCGTAAATATAGCAGCAGTTATATCCATCATAGGTGTCTCCATATCCGTTCTTCTCCTGCTGTACCGTGTGCTGTTTGGACCCTCAAATCCTGACCGCATTTTAGCTGTAGACGGTTTAGGGGTAAATGTTATGGGTCTGGCAGGAATTCTTGCGATTTTATTAGTCACTAATCAATTAAATGATGTTATTTTGTTAATCGGGATCCTCTTATTTATTGGAACGATCGCATTAGCTAAATTTATAGAAAAGGGTGTTATAATTGACCGGGACATGGATTGA